Proteins encoded by one window of Williamwhitmania sp.:
- a CDS encoding DUF2007 domain-containing protein, translating into MEGWVLVHSFNDVFTAEIARQVLLTSNIEAVVVNKRDSSYVTLGNVELYVEPANVAIANELLKEF; encoded by the coding sequence ATGGAAGGCTGGGTTCTGGTACATTCATTCAACGACGTATTTACTGCTGAAATTGCCCGGCAAGTTCTGCTAACCTCTAATATTGAGGCGGTTGTGGTAAATAAACGGGACTCTTCTTATGTAACTTTAGGTAATGTGGAGTTGTATGTAGAGCCTGCCAATGTGGCGATTGCTAATGAACTCTTAAAGGAATTTTAA
- a CDS encoding DMT family transporter, translating to MLTNHIGEVAALITAFFWTITAIVFEIAGKKVGSLSVNLIRLVIAFIFLTGYNFVVRGLPFPIDATASQWIWLSISGLVGFVLGDLFLFQAYVVIGARISMLIMALAPFVAAGIGWFVLGETMNAKQLLALMLTFAGICIVVLKRKENENGEKSRKLRLKYPIGGLLLALGGAIGQGGGLVLSKLGMGSYNPFAASQIRVLTGVIGFTILFIILGKLHQTVTTVKNRRAMSFITLGAFFGPFLGVSFSLLAVQYTTTGIASTIMSIVPVLIIPPSILIFREKFNLIELLGAIISLVGVSLFFL from the coding sequence ATGCTAACCAACCACATTGGCGAAGTTGCGGCTCTAATAACTGCCTTCTTCTGGACCATTACTGCTATTGTCTTTGAGATTGCAGGGAAAAAAGTTGGCTCCCTATCGGTTAACCTTATCCGATTGGTAATAGCCTTCATATTTCTAACCGGCTACAACTTTGTTGTTAGAGGGTTACCATTCCCCATAGATGCCACGGCGTCGCAGTGGATATGGCTATCCATTTCAGGTCTGGTTGGCTTTGTGCTGGGCGACCTTTTTCTATTTCAGGCATACGTGGTTATTGGTGCCAGAATATCAATGCTTATTATGGCCTTAGCTCCATTTGTTGCAGCCGGGATTGGGTGGTTTGTATTGGGAGAAACCATGAACGCCAAGCAGCTGCTGGCTCTTATGCTCACCTTCGCTGGTATTTGCATTGTGGTGCTCAAGCGAAAAGAAAATGAAAACGGCGAAAAATCGAGAAAATTAAGGCTAAAATACCCCATTGGGGGGTTGCTGCTGGCGCTTGGCGGAGCTATCGGACAGGGTGGTGGACTTGTTCTTAGTAAGCTGGGCATGGGTTCGTATAACCCATTTGCCGCCTCTCAAATCAGGGTATTAACCGGTGTTATTGGCTTTACAATACTTTTCATTATTCTTGGCAAATTACACCAAACGGTGACCACTGTAAAAAACAGAAGGGCAATGTCGTTCATCACCCTTGGTGCATTTTTTGGACCGTTTCTTGGCGTCTCCTTTTCACTGCTAGCGGTTCAGTACACCACCACGGGAATTGCCTCCACCATTATGTCCATTGTGCCAGTTTTAATTATTCCGCCCTCGATTCTAATCTTTAGGGAGAAGTTCAACCTGATAGAACTCCTCGGAGCAATAATCTCTCTGGTTGGGGTGTCTCTCTTCTTCTTGTAA
- a CDS encoding AI-2E family transporter, with amino-acid sequence MNKLARYVIVIAVAALIGFLVWYFKTIVAYVLIAAVLSLIGKPLVDILGKVPLFHWRLPKAIRAAFTLMLIWSIIILFFRIFVPLVANQANQLSNVNIPMLVDTFGKPIMGVEKFIQENIPATGTGFSLTSLMEQKVSSVLNEAMLTNLFGSIASMLGNFFVAAFSISFITFFFLKDDRLFFEGVLLFFPEKYEENVTRALDSVKNLLTRYFIGIVLDVFCIIVLVTIGHTIVGISFSHALVIGLLAGVLNVIPYVGPIMAALLGVLIGVATHLDATSSSQLVHLAIYMVLVYIVVDMIDAFFFQPFIYSSSVNAHPLEIFLVILVAGSVAGIAGMLLAIPFYTVLRVFAKEFFYNFRVVKKLTEKI; translated from the coding sequence ATGAATAAGTTGGCACGCTATGTTATCGTAATTGCCGTTGCGGCTTTAATCGGCTTCTTGGTTTGGTATTTCAAAACCATTGTGGCCTATGTTCTCATTGCCGCGGTACTGTCGCTTATAGGCAAGCCACTGGTAGATATACTTGGGAAGGTGCCGCTGTTTCACTGGCGTTTACCAAAGGCGATTCGAGCGGCCTTTACGCTTATGCTCATCTGGTCGATAATCATTCTGTTCTTCCGAATATTTGTCCCCTTGGTAGCTAACCAAGCAAACCAACTTTCCAACGTGAACATTCCCATGCTTGTGGATACTTTTGGCAAGCCTATCATGGGTGTTGAGAAGTTTATTCAGGAGAATATTCCAGCAACTGGTACTGGATTTTCGTTGACCTCTTTGATGGAGCAGAAGGTGTCGTCGGTGCTAAACGAGGCAATGCTGACCAATCTTTTTGGGTCGATTGCCTCCATGCTTGGCAACTTTTTTGTAGCCGCCTTTTCCATTTCATTCATCACCTTCTTTTTTCTAAAGGACGATCGCCTCTTTTTTGAAGGGGTTCTTCTTTTCTTCCCTGAAAAGTATGAGGAGAACGTGACCCGAGCCCTCGACTCCGTAAAGAATCTGCTTACCCGTTACTTTATTGGGATTGTGCTCGACGTATTTTGTATAATTGTACTGGTCACCATTGGCCATACCATTGTTGGTATCTCCTTCAGCCATGCCTTGGTAATTGGACTGCTTGCGGGGGTTCTTAATGTTATTCCCTACGTTGGGCCCATTATGGCAGCATTGCTTGGAGTATTAATTGGCGTTGCAACGCATCTCGATGCTACCTCCTCTTCGCAGCTGGTGCACCTTGCCATCTACATGGTCTTGGTTTATATTGTAGTTGATATGATTGATGCCTTCTTTTTCCAACCTTTTATTTATTCATCAAGCGTAAATGCACATCCACTGGAGATATTTTTGGTGATACTGGTGGCAGGCAGCGTGGCTGGAATTGCAGGTATGTTGTTGGCGATTCCATTTTATACGGTATTAAGAGTATTTGCCAAAGAATTTTTTTATAATTTTAGAGTTGTAAAAAAATTGACGGAGAAGATTTAG
- a CDS encoding phosphatidate cytidylyltransferase yields MKFSNFVIRTISGLLFALLVIGSVYLGQISFAVLMGVILIGSLFEFYRLSLKVRVRPQMFYGVALGLLLYTTTYLQASGSLDLPIMFYAFVPLSLGVFIVEMYRNHSRPFTNIAYTLLGVAYIAGPMAMMNYIAFTPSIGGAVYDFRLVMGFFFLLWANDTGAYLVGMSLGRNKLFPRISPKKSWEGFIGGVVIAVAVGALLSLFFTDYSLNLWISLGFLIAVSGVFGDLVESMYKRSLQVKDSGNIMPGHGGFLDRFDAVFFAAPIVFVYLQLIVV; encoded by the coding sequence TTGAAGTTTAGCAATTTTGTAATCAGAACAATCAGCGGGTTGCTATTTGCCTTACTGGTAATCGGGAGTGTTTACCTTGGACAAATCAGCTTTGCAGTTTTAATGGGAGTCATTTTGATTGGCTCCCTTTTTGAGTTTTACCGACTCTCACTAAAAGTTAGGGTTCGTCCTCAAATGTTCTACGGCGTTGCCCTTGGCCTTCTGCTGTATACCACAACCTATCTTCAAGCAAGTGGGTCGTTGGACTTACCAATTATGTTCTACGCCTTTGTGCCGTTGAGCCTAGGGGTGTTTATTGTGGAGATGTACCGCAACCATAGCCGTCCGTTTACCAATATTGCTTACACCTTGCTTGGTGTTGCGTACATTGCTGGGCCAATGGCCATGATGAACTACATTGCTTTTACTCCATCCATTGGAGGTGCTGTTTACGATTTTCGTTTGGTGATGGGCTTCTTCTTTTTACTTTGGGCCAACGATACGGGAGCATACTTGGTGGGCATGTCGCTGGGAAGAAATAAACTGTTCCCGCGAATATCTCCAAAGAAATCCTGGGAAGGATTTATTGGTGGAGTGGTTATTGCAGTTGCTGTGGGAGCATTGCTCTCTCTGTTCTTTACCGATTACTCACTTAACCTCTGGATTTCACTTGGATTTCTGATCGCTGTTTCCGGCGTATTCGGCGATTTGGTGGAGTCGATGTATAAGCGAAGCTTGCAGGTAAAGGATTCGGGAAACATAATGCCAGGACATGGTGGTTTTCTTGACCGATTTGACGCAGTTTTCTTTGCTGCTCCAATAGTTTTCGTTTATTTGCAGCTTATCGTTGTTTAA
- a CDS encoding phosphatidylserine decarboxylase family protein has protein sequence MQIHKEGYGILRVLIFGLVVFNLLIVLLLPLFVLYITALASLLMTLFTLRFFRVPTRVVTYQEGVLIAPADGTVVAIEEVMENEFFHEPRRQVSIFMSVWNVHINWFPVSGKVDYFKHHHGKYLVAWHPKSSEENERTSVVVSTPTGKAILLRQIAGYVARRVVCYATVGNPITAGDQMGFIKFGSRVDIFLPLDAQVEVAINQKVVGTQTVLAKL, from the coding sequence ATGCAGATTCATAAAGAAGGTTACGGCATTTTACGAGTGTTGATTTTCGGACTTGTGGTATTCAATTTGTTGATAGTATTATTGTTGCCCTTGTTTGTTCTATACATCACCGCCTTGGCTTCATTGCTAATGACTCTATTTACACTTCGCTTCTTCAGGGTTCCAACACGGGTAGTGACTTACCAAGAGGGTGTATTAATTGCACCTGCTGATGGCACTGTGGTGGCCATTGAGGAGGTAATGGAGAATGAATTCTTCCATGAACCACGTAGGCAGGTATCCATTTTTATGTCGGTGTGGAACGTGCACATCAATTGGTTTCCTGTTTCCGGCAAGGTTGATTATTTTAAACACCACCACGGAAAGTATCTTGTTGCTTGGCATCCGAAATCATCTGAAGAAAATGAGCGAACTAGCGTAGTTGTTTCAACTCCAACGGGTAAGGCTATTCTGCTTCGCCAAATTGCAGGGTATGTTGCTCGACGCGTTGTGTGCTATGCTACAGTTGGTAATCCGATTACTGCTGGTGACCAGATGGGATTTATTAAGTTTGGTTCGAGGGTTGATATTTTTCTCCCTCTTGACGCCCAAGTGGAGGTTGCTATTAACCAGAAAGTTGTGGGGACACAAACAGTTCTTGCTAAACTCTAG
- the ftsH gene encoding ATP-dependent zinc metalloprotease FtsH: MDNELNSGKAPKPKFSIYWVYGIVAVALIGINYFYTAGGPVESNWQEVKTQMLDKGDIQKVVAIRNKGKVYIYIKPDKLADFKDKLSKGIGQVPKEGPQFYFTIGSVETFEKNLAEAQVNVPDAAKIFPSYEEEPDYFGNIVVYLLPILLIIGFWVFMLRRMNKGGAGGGGNIFSVGKSRAQLFDKESNVKTNFNDVAGLEEAKVEIMEIVDFLKNPKKYTDLGGKIPKGALLVGPPGTGKTLLAKAVAGEANVPFFSLSGSDFVEMFVGVGASRVRDLFRQAKEKAPCIVFIDEIDAIGRARGKNANFSSNDERENTLNQLLTEMDGFGTNNGVIILAATNRADILDRALLRAGRFDRQIHVELPDFKERLEIFKVHLRPLKLNANFDMAFLAKQTPGFSGADIANVCNESALIAARKNKPSVDKQDFLDAVDRIVSGLEKKNKIISVDEKKVIAFHEAGHATVSWLLEHANPLLKVTIIPRGTSLGAAWYLPEERMITTKEQLLDEMCATLGGRASEEIIFSKISTGAVNDLEKVTKQAYAMVTYFGMSEKVGNLSFYDSTGQSEFAFGKPYSEETSKVIDAEVKDMVTASYERAKDVLRENGEGLNKLAQLLLEKEVIFSEDLEMIFGKRKGITPPELERASPETTIQPEGRVIE; this comes from the coding sequence TATATGGTATTGTGGCCGTTGCGCTGATAGGTATAAACTACTTTTATACGGCAGGAGGCCCTGTGGAATCCAACTGGCAGGAGGTTAAAACCCAAATGCTGGACAAGGGTGACATCCAGAAAGTTGTCGCTATACGGAACAAGGGAAAGGTTTACATCTACATCAAACCTGATAAACTTGCAGACTTCAAGGACAAACTTTCGAAGGGTATAGGCCAAGTGCCTAAGGAGGGCCCACAATTTTACTTCACCATTGGTTCGGTGGAGACGTTTGAGAAAAATCTTGCCGAAGCACAGGTTAATGTTCCTGATGCTGCTAAGATATTTCCTTCCTACGAAGAGGAACCCGACTACTTTGGGAATATTGTTGTATACCTGCTGCCTATTCTCCTGATCATTGGATTTTGGGTATTCATGCTTAGGCGTATGAATAAAGGTGGCGCAGGTGGTGGCGGCAACATCTTCAGCGTAGGGAAGTCTCGGGCTCAGTTATTCGACAAGGAGTCGAACGTGAAAACCAATTTCAACGATGTTGCCGGACTTGAAGAGGCCAAGGTTGAGATAATGGAGATTGTTGACTTCCTCAAGAATCCTAAGAAATACACCGACCTTGGAGGCAAAATACCAAAGGGTGCTTTGCTTGTTGGTCCTCCCGGAACTGGGAAAACCTTGCTGGCAAAGGCAGTGGCAGGAGAGGCAAACGTACCTTTCTTCTCGCTTTCGGGCTCCGACTTTGTGGAGATGTTTGTGGGTGTTGGTGCATCGCGCGTGCGTGACCTCTTCCGCCAAGCAAAGGAAAAGGCTCCCTGCATCGTTTTTATCGACGAAATCGACGCCATTGGTCGCGCTAGAGGAAAGAATGCCAACTTCTCATCCAACGATGAGCGGGAGAATACTCTTAACCAGCTGCTTACCGAGATGGATGGCTTTGGAACAAATAACGGGGTGATTATCCTTGCGGCTACTAACCGTGCCGATATTTTGGACCGTGCATTACTACGCGCGGGTCGCTTCGACCGACAGATTCATGTGGAGTTGCCTGATTTTAAGGAGCGACTTGAAATTTTCAAGGTGCACCTTCGACCACTAAAGCTCAATGCCAACTTCGATATGGCATTTCTTGCCAAGCAAACTCCAGGGTTTTCTGGTGCCGATATTGCCAACGTGTGCAACGAATCGGCGCTAATTGCTGCACGTAAGAACAAGCCATCGGTTGACAAGCAAGATTTCCTCGATGCCGTAGACAGAATTGTTTCCGGACTTGAGAAGAAGAATAAGATTATTTCTGTAGATGAGAAAAAGGTAATTGCTTTTCATGAGGCAGGCCACGCCACCGTTAGCTGGCTGCTGGAGCATGCCAATCCATTGCTCAAGGTTACTATTATTCCTCGCGGAACCTCGTTGGGGGCTGCATGGTATCTGCCTGAAGAACGCATGATTACTACCAAGGAGCAGCTGCTTGATGAAATGTGTGCCACTCTTGGTGGACGTGCTTCAGAAGAGATTATCTTTAGCAAGATTTCCACCGGCGCTGTTAACGATTTGGAAAAAGTTACCAAGCAGGCTTATGCCATGGTAACCTATTTTGGAATGAGCGAAAAGGTGGGGAACCTCAGCTTTTATGATTCAACCGGTCAGTCGGAATTTGCTTTTGGTAAACCGTATTCTGAGGAAACCTCCAAGGTTATTGACGCTGAAGTAAAGGATATGGTGACCGCATCCTACGAGAGGGCAAAAGATGTGCTTCGTGAAAACGGTGAAGGGCTGAACAAACTGGCACAGTTGTTACTTGAGAAAGAGGTGATCTTTAGCGAGGATCTGGAGATGATTTTTGGAAAGCGTAAGGGGATTACCCCACCGGAGTTGGAGCGTGCATCGCCTGAAACAACGATTCAACCGGAAGGTCGAGTTATTGAATAG
- a CDS encoding gliding motility-associated C-terminal domain-containing protein, with the protein MAKNLIVTVALLFIGGAAVSQSTDFNFKQIEPSTDCKPVMQFDAVSPAATSTYDWDFGDGNTATGSSVTHDYAADGPFTVTLTTDGDVANAMVKQIQVQPFNFFTAVHDSTVFGNSTYAYKIGSQFFTTNSAGFTFNWAIADGSGNVVDPASTNYAFDYTFAQSGIYNITFILTSPNGCSGTLTRQLAVVDTLVVPNVFTPDGDGVNDFWAVKSNGVENLSVKIFSRFGSLIYEDYAAVILWDGKTSYGEKVPSGVYYYVIKRDDANIPAQKGFFYLLRGK; encoded by the coding sequence ATGGCGAAAAATCTAATTGTAACTGTAGCTCTGCTTTTTATAGGAGGCGCTGCAGTGTCGCAGTCAACCGATTTTAATTTTAAACAAATTGAACCATCTACCGACTGTAAGCCAGTAATGCAGTTTGATGCAGTTTCGCCAGCTGCTACTTCTACCTACGATTGGGATTTTGGTGACGGCAACACGGCTACCGGAAGTAGCGTTACCCACGATTATGCTGCAGATGGCCCCTTCACAGTTACTTTAACTACTGATGGCGATGTTGCCAATGCTATGGTTAAGCAAATTCAGGTACAGCCATTCAATTTCTTTACTGCCGTGCACGATAGCACCGTTTTTGGGAACAGCACATACGCATATAAAATTGGATCTCAATTCTTCACAACAAATTCTGCAGGTTTTACCTTCAACTGGGCCATTGCTGATGGAAGTGGCAACGTAGTGGATCCAGCAAGCACCAACTATGCATTCGACTACACTTTTGCTCAGTCTGGGATTTACAATATCACTTTTATACTTACCTCACCCAATGGCTGTTCCGGAACCTTAACTCGCCAACTTGCCGTTGTTGATACCCTTGTGGTTCCCAATGTTTTTACCCCAGACGGTGATGGCGTCAACGACTTTTGGGCTGTTAAAAGTAATGGCGTTGAAAATCTATCGGTAAAAATATTTAGTCGCTTTGGAAGCCTCATATATGAAGACTATGCGGCAGTAATCCTTTGGGATGGCAAAACTTCCTATGGCGAAAAGGTACCTAGCGGGGTATACTACTATGTAATAAAACGCGACGACGCAAATATACCTGCTCAAAAGGGCTTTTTCTACCTGCTTAGAGGAAAGTAA